The following is a genomic window from Indicator indicator isolate 239-I01 chromosome 34, UM_Iind_1.1, whole genome shotgun sequence.
CAACAGCTCAGGGCAGTTGCTGGGACCTGCTCTGAAGTAAAGACATCCCCAGGGCTCAATGCACCCTTGAGGACCAGCCCTTGAGACCCAAACCCAGGGCCTCGGGCGGCAGCTGGGGCCTTCCTTTCGGTAACGTCCCACCTGCCCACGCCAGCCACTTCAAGGGCTCACCTCCTCAGCGGCGGCTGACGCTGGACGCCCGTCCTCCCGGGGGAAGAGCAGCAGCGCGGCGCTGAGGACGGCGGCTCCCAGCGCCACCGGCCCCATGGCGAACCTGCGGGCAGGGGGAGAGGCGGGCGGAGAGGCCTCAGCACCCAATCCGACCCGACCCGACCCAGTCCTACCTTccacctctcccctcccctcccctctcctcccctctcccgcTGCTCACCGAACCCGCCCGGCCGCGCGGGACAGcgccaggcagagcagcagcgacagaccccagagcagctgcagcagcagcacacccgGACCTATGCCCAGGGCCGCACCCGCCGTGTCCGCCATGCTgcccgccgctgccgcttctCCTTAGCAACCACGCCGCTCCGCAGCCAATCAGCGCCGCAAGACGCTCGCACGAGGTGCCCATTGGCTGCGAGGAGAGATGAGCAGTCCGGGCCGCGAGTTCACCGCCCCGCGAGAGGCGCGAGCTCGCCGCGGGGCTCGTGCGGCTGCTGCCGGTCCTGAGCCGGCACCGGTCCTGATCTAGATCCCGTTCCTGAACCCGGTCCTGGACCCGGTCCTGGACCTGCTCCCGATCCCTGTCGT
Proteins encoded in this region:
- the TMEM218 gene encoding transmembrane protein 218, whose product is MADTAGAALGIGPGVLLLQLLWGLSLLLCLALSRAAGRVRFAMGPVALGAAVLSAALLLFPREDGRPASAAAEEIVDTFFIGRLVLLAVMSLVVLGCLFLLLIYHLLEPVYAKPLRDS